A window from Candidatus Zixiibacteriota bacterium encodes these proteins:
- the pheS gene encoding phenylalanine--tRNA ligase subunit alpha (catalyzes a two-step reaction, first charging a phenylalanine molecule by linking its carboxyl group to the alpha-phosphate of ATP, followed by transfer of the aminoacyl-adenylate to its tRNA; forms a heterotetramer of alpha(2)beta(2); binds two magnesium ions per tetramer; type 1 subfamily) yields MSLLDEVSRLESEALERIGQAYSLDSVKELQIRYLGRKGPLVALLRQLGSLPEEERRLVGARA; encoded by the coding sequence ATGTCGCTTCTCGACGAAGTATCCCGACTTGAATCCGAAGCCCTCGAGCGAATCGGCCAAGCCTATTCGCTCGATTCGGTTAAGGAACTCCAGATCCGGTATCTCGGCCGCAAAGGCCCCCTGGTAGCACTGCTGCGACAACTGGGCAGCCTGCCCGAGGAGGAGCGGAGGCTGGTCGGCGCGCGCGCCA
- the rplT gene encoding 50S ribosomal protein L20, with the protein MPRAMNNVAAKRRHKKVLQKARGNFNGRAKLYRTALETVHKGLTYAYRDRRNRKRTFRALWITRISAAAKMCGTNYSKLMHGLNAAGVNLNRKALADIAARDMATFESIAKMAAGR; encoded by the coding sequence ATGCCACGCGCAATGAACAATGTCGCCGCGAAACGTCGACACAAAAAGGTCCTGCAGAAGGCCCGCGGCAATTTTAACGGCCGTGCCAAGCTGTACCGGACGGCGCTCGAGACGGTCCACAAGGGGTTGACTTACGCCTACCGCGACCGTCGCAACCGAAAGCGTACTTTCCGGGCGCTCTGGATCACCCGGATTTCGGCCGCCGCCAAGATGTGCGGCACCAACTACTCGAAACTCATGCACGGTCTCAACGCGGCCGGTGTGAATTTGAACCGCAAGGCTCTGGCCGATATCGCTGCCCGCGACATGGCTACCTTTGAGAGTATCGCTAAGATGGCCGCCGGGAGATAA
- the rpmI gene encoding 50S ribosomal protein L35: protein MPKMKTKRGAAKRFKRTANGKIKRHHNYKDHILTKKSTKRKRKLRKAGLVDDADMNRMKRSLPYQTK, encoded by the coding sequence ATGCCGAAAATGAAAACGAAGCGTGGCGCGGCCAAGAGGTTTAAGCGGACCGCCAACGGCAAGATCAAGCGCCACCACAACTATAAGGATCACATCCTTACCAAGAAGAGTACCAAACGCAAACGTAAACTGCGCAAGGCCGGGCTGGTTGACGATGCCGACATGAACCGCATGAAACGGTCCTTGCCGTACCAAACCAAGTAA
- the infC gene encoding translation initiation factor IF-3 has product MTTKSIRVNDRIRISPVRLVGEDGTQIGIVPIKEALDRARALSLDLVEVSPDSRPPVCRIMDYGKYKYELAKKDKLAKKKAHAFQLKEMRFRPKIDEHDYQFKMKHVREFLLTGSKVRVFVLFRGREMTRLEFGQKVLERLGQDLADIAVIDVPAKLEGRSMGMVLTPRPEVVRQAQAAKAQKAKEKEQEKLPPQADEPEPEEVEESNS; this is encoded by the coding sequence ATAACCACCAAAAGTATCCGGGTCAATGACCGCATTCGAATTTCGCCGGTGAGACTGGTCGGCGAGGACGGCACACAGATCGGCATCGTGCCGATCAAGGAAGCGCTGGATCGGGCCAGGGCGCTCAGCCTGGACCTCGTAGAAGTCTCACCTGACAGCCGGCCGCCGGTGTGCCGGATCATGGATTACGGCAAGTACAAATACGAACTAGCCAAGAAAGACAAGCTGGCCAAGAAGAAGGCGCATGCGTTCCAACTGAAGGAAATGCGGTTCCGGCCCAAAATCGACGAGCATGACTACCAGTTCAAGATGAAACATGTTCGCGAGTTCCTGTTAACCGGCAGCAAAGTGCGTGTGTTCGTGCTTTTCCGGGGACGGGAAATGACCCGGCTCGAATTCGGCCAGAAAGTGTTGGAGCGGCTGGGACAGGATTTAGCGGATATCGCCGTAATCGACGTACCGGCCAAGCTCGAAGGTCGTTCGATGGGCATGGTTTTGACGCCGCGCCCGGAAGTGGTCCGGCAAGCGCAGGCAGCGAAGGCTCAGAAGGCCAAAGAGAAAGAGCAGGAAAAGCTCCCTCCGCAGGCCGACGAACCTGAGCCGGAAGAGGTTGAAGAATCGAATAGCTGA
- the thrS gene encoding threonine--tRNA ligase: MSMAQVQITFPDGSVKPFAAGTTGLDIAKSISPKLARDALAIKVNGVVRDLSYPVPENAPIRILTFDDPEGRQVFWHSSSHIMAQAVQELFPGVKLAIGPPIEEGWYYDFDVPRPFSPEDLANIENRMAEIIAEDAPFRCEYVSRSAAIDHYREKGEPYKVELLEDIEDDTVSMYYHSRFEDLCRGPHVPSTGVVKAFKLIASSGAYWRGDEHNAMLQRIYGVAYPKKAMLDEYLHRLEEAKKRDHRAIGKQLELFHIADEVGAGLIMWLPRGARVRHMIEDFWRSEHLNNGYELVYSPHIAKRELWEQSGHTNFYIENMYGPISVDERLFQLKPMNCPFHISMYKSRLWSYRDLPLRWAELGTVYRYERPGVLHGLMRVRGFTQDDAHHFVARDMIEDELYWTLNFCIHILRSFGFVNYDIYLSTRPEKAIGDLADWERAENGLRAALERAGLPYKVDPGEGVFYGPKIDIKIKDAIGRAWQCSTIQFDFSLPERFDLVYTDRDGERKRPFMVHRALLGSIERFFGVLVEHYAGNFPLWLAPIQVAVLPISDEFNDYCRQVAARLQEHGIRSEVDDRAEKVGAKIRAAEVMKIPYMFVVGAREAQAGSVAVRQHGVGDIGAKSQDDAIALLVAEIRSKGLTVQS; the protein is encoded by the coding sequence ATGTCAATGGCGCAGGTTCAGATTACTTTTCCCGATGGATCGGTTAAGCCGTTCGCGGCCGGAACCACCGGGCTGGACATCGCCAAGTCGATCTCCCCGAAGCTGGCCCGGGACGCCCTAGCGATCAAGGTCAACGGCGTCGTGCGTGATCTTAGCTACCCGGTCCCTGAGAACGCGCCCATTCGGATTCTGACATTCGACGATCCCGAGGGACGCCAGGTGTTCTGGCATTCCAGTTCACACATAATGGCCCAGGCCGTACAGGAGCTATTCCCCGGTGTGAAGCTGGCGATCGGCCCACCCATCGAAGAGGGCTGGTATTACGATTTTGATGTCCCCAGACCGTTTTCGCCGGAAGACCTGGCCAACATCGAGAACCGGATGGCTGAGATAATCGCGGAGGACGCCCCTTTCCGTTGTGAGTACGTAAGCCGGTCGGCGGCGATCGATCACTATCGCGAAAAAGGCGAGCCGTACAAAGTCGAGTTGCTCGAGGACATCGAAGATGACACGGTCTCGATGTACTACCATTCGCGCTTCGAAGATTTGTGTCGCGGGCCGCACGTACCGAGCACCGGGGTGGTCAAGGCCTTCAAGCTGATTGCGTCTTCGGGTGCCTACTGGCGCGGCGATGAACACAATGCGATGCTGCAGCGCATCTATGGGGTCGCCTATCCGAAAAAGGCGATGTTGGACGAATACCTGCACCGCCTGGAAGAAGCTAAGAAGCGCGATCATCGCGCTATCGGCAAGCAACTTGAGCTGTTCCATATCGCCGACGAGGTCGGCGCCGGGCTGATTATGTGGCTGCCGCGCGGGGCGAGAGTTCGCCACATGATTGAGGACTTCTGGCGCTCGGAGCACCTCAATAACGGCTATGAGCTGGTGTACTCGCCGCACATCGCCAAGCGCGAGCTCTGGGAGCAGAGCGGCCACACCAATTTTTACATCGAGAACATGTACGGGCCGATCAGCGTCGACGAGCGCCTGTTCCAGCTCAAACCGATGAACTGCCCGTTCCATATCTCGATGTACAAGTCGCGGCTTTGGTCGTACCGCGATCTCCCGCTGCGCTGGGCCGAGCTTGGAACGGTGTATCGCTACGAGCGCCCGGGGGTGCTCCACGGGCTGATGCGCGTACGCGGTTTCACACAGGATGACGCCCACCACTTTGTGGCTCGCGACATGATCGAAGACGAGCTTTACTGGACGCTCAACTTCTGCATCCATATACTTCGCTCATTCGGCTTCGTGAATTACGACATCTACCTGTCAACCCGGCCGGAAAAAGCGATCGGTGACCTGGCTGACTGGGAGCGCGCCGAGAACGGACTTCGTGCTGCGCTCGAACGCGCCGGCCTGCCTTACAAAGTTGACCCCGGCGAAGGGGTGTTTTACGGGCCGAAGATCGATATCAAAATCAAAGACGCGATTGGCCGCGCCTGGCAGTGCTCCACCATTCAGTTTGACTTCTCGCTGCCGGAACGGTTCGACTTGGTGTATACCGACCGCGACGGTGAGCGCAAGCGCCCGTTCATGGTGCACCGGGCATTGCTGGGGTCGATAGAGCGCTTCTTTGGTGTCCTCGTTGAACATTACGCGGGCAATTTCCCGCTCTGGCTCGCACCCATTCAAGTAGCGGTGCTGCCGATCTCGGACGAGTTCAACGATTACTGTCGTCAGGTCGCGGCCCGGTTACAAGAGCATGGGATTCGCTCTGAAGTGGATGACCGTGCGGAGAAAGTCGGCGCGAAAATTCGGGCTGCCGAAGTGATGAAGATACCCTATATGTTCGTTGTCGGCGCCCGGGAAGCTCAGGCCGGGTCGGTGGCGGTGCGCCAGCACGGGGTCGGCGACATCGGTGCCAAATCGCAGGACGACGCGATCGCTCTCCTGGTAGCCGAGATACGAAGCAAAGGATTAACGGTGCAGTCCTGA
- a CDS encoding HDOD domain-containing protein: MTTAVIDNKVKQVISNIRNLPTPPIVFHQIQKVIHDPRVSAGQIAKILQEDPAMSVKVLKLTNSAFYGLQREVESVKQAVVIVGLEAIKNLVLAASVLDMFKGKDVDQEFQEKFWRHSLAVGFGARLLARMGKVRGMLDPETAFSGGLLHDIGKVIMCCFLPREHTQVKQARLADREKPTHEIEDQVLGYNHAQIGAILAEQWKLPHRLFDAVAHHHQPAASQSGEPIPYVIHVANYVAKRTFYDRDEQFLVGHLELGSLEMLEIKDSDLDNLAESLRQEYLKAETFMQMVGIS; the protein is encoded by the coding sequence ATGACCACCGCCGTCATTGACAACAAGGTAAAACAGGTAATCTCAAATATCCGCAATTTGCCCACGCCCCCTATCGTGTTTCACCAAATCCAAAAGGTGATCCACGATCCGAGGGTCTCGGCGGGTCAGATCGCCAAGATTCTCCAGGAAGACCCGGCCATGTCGGTAAAGGTCCTCAAACTGACTAACTCGGCGTTCTACGGACTTCAAAGGGAGGTGGAGTCGGTCAAGCAGGCGGTGGTGATTGTCGGGCTGGAGGCCATAAAGAACCTGGTGCTGGCTGCGTCGGTGTTGGACATGTTCAAAGGCAAAGATGTAGACCAGGAGTTCCAGGAGAAGTTCTGGCGGCATTCGCTCGCGGTAGGGTTCGGCGCTCGGCTGCTGGCGCGTATGGGCAAGGTGCGGGGGATGCTCGATCCCGAGACCGCCTTTTCCGGCGGTCTGCTGCATGACATCGGTAAAGTCATCATGTGCTGCTTCCTGCCAAGAGAGCACACTCAGGTCAAGCAAGCCAGACTGGCTGATCGCGAGAAGCCGACCCACGAGATCGAAGACCAGGTTCTTGGTTACAATCACGCCCAGATCGGCGCCATCCTGGCCGAACAATGGAAACTGCCCCATCGCCTTTTCGACGCGGTCGCGCATCATCATCAACCGGCTGCGAGTCAAAGCGGCGAACCGATACCGTACGTCATCCATGTGGCCAACTATGTCGCGAAGAGAACTTTCTACGACCGCGACGAGCAGTTCCTGGTCGGCCATCTCGAGCTCGGCTCGCTCGAAATGCTCGAGATAAAGGACTCCGATCTGGATAACCTCGCCGAATCGCTCCGGCAGGAGTATCTCAAGGCGGAGACCTTCATGCAGATGGTTGGCATCTCCTGA
- the fliS gene encoding flagellar export chaperone FliS has product MKDKLQAYRVADTMGKSQLDLILMVYDGAVKALALAAKYYGDGDTRSGYEQMQSAKRMVTHLHTTLDVQKGGQVAQNLARMYAWIIGELISLEATKDLDRIAKVGDVLSNLRSAWAALKQKRSDRAGESTEDIAASVQIPDHVTVTA; this is encoded by the coding sequence ATGAAGGATAAACTGCAGGCTTACCGGGTCGCCGACACTATGGGCAAATCCCAGCTCGATTTGATTCTCATGGTTTATGACGGCGCGGTCAAGGCCCTGGCCCTGGCGGCTAAGTACTATGGTGATGGCGATACCCGATCCGGCTATGAACAGATGCAGTCCGCAAAACGCATGGTGACGCATCTGCATACCACGCTCGATGTGCAAAAGGGCGGCCAAGTGGCGCAAAACCTGGCGAGGATGTACGCCTGGATCATTGGCGAATTGATCTCACTCGAGGCCACCAAAGACCTGGATCGAATAGCGAAAGTCGGCGACGTCCTAAGCAATCTGCGTTCCGCCTGGGCTGCCCTGAAGCAGAAGCGTTCCGATCGGGCAGGCGAGTCGACAGAAGATATTGCTGCTTCCGTGCAAATCCCTGATCACGTAACTGTAACGGCATAG
- the fliD gene encoding flagellar filament capping protein FliD: MAGSTTIDGIISGLNTTEIIDAIMQFERRPAVLMEAEQAERTNIITTLKALQAKIFAVQAKAQQLSYRATFEKAAISVSDDKYLTASANGRVATGSYEFQVRSVARNHQIASQGFSAEDITAFGTGTIQISVGSASPRTISIDSSNNSLTAIKDAINNARVGVTATILNDGSASNPYRLILSADKTGISNSISITSDLTGGPDLNFDTASFDSPEAVLMNTGSTSRISLGPTAAYSGSENKTYTFTVRGAGAQTIGTDNVTIDWSDGANSGSIVVTQADVEIELVGDGADGLRLSFSAGQLNAGDTFQVQSFAPLLQQASNAMITFGSNGGAGSPITVVSETNKFQNVVAGLVLDVKNVTPAGESVTVTTDVDITAIRQSLQGFLDAYNDANKFIDDQNKYDPKTETGGILLGDTIIQTMQYSLRNLVSSRVNTDSERYRYLSSIGIRTGLDGKLTIKDSNRLEEALRNDLDEVISLFTDSGHASNAGIEFVSATADTVEGDDYAVDITRAATQGALTGTNIADPAVTPLVLDSTNNRLRIRVNGKLSDEIVLSARTYESTTELIAELQSRIDSDSRIGSAGVTVSWVESAVGTGHLVLTSDTYGSKSTVSVDTTVSNGVAGVIGLSGAVSAAGLDVQGTINGEEALGSGQFLTGLRDNATTAGLKLKITLTADQVGAGAEGTITLARGVGSKLNTLLDSLTATGEGLLDSRIKTYENQVQNLTERIEEFDQRLALRRKRLQEEFQRMEEALANLTAQNDYIASQVAAFNANWAIMARNRNT; encoded by the coding sequence ATGGCAGGCTCCACCACTATCGACGGCATCATCTCCGGTCTCAACACGACTGAAATCATCGACGCCATCATGCAGTTCGAGCGTCGCCCGGCCGTTTTGATGGAGGCCGAGCAGGCCGAGCGCACCAATATCATCACCACTCTCAAGGCGCTTCAGGCCAAAATCTTCGCCGTCCAGGCAAAGGCACAGCAGCTTTCCTACAGGGCGACCTTCGAGAAGGCAGCGATCAGCGTTTCCGATGACAAGTATTTGACCGCCTCGGCCAACGGCCGTGTGGCCACCGGCTCGTATGAATTCCAGGTGCGGTCCGTGGCGCGCAACCACCAGATTGCATCGCAAGGCTTTTCCGCCGAGGACATAACAGCTTTCGGAACGGGTACTATCCAGATTTCAGTAGGTTCGGCGTCCCCCCGCACTATCAGCATAGATTCGAGCAACAACAGTCTGACGGCCATAAAAGACGCCATAAACAATGCCCGAGTCGGCGTAACGGCCACGATACTGAACGATGGTTCCGCGTCCAACCCCTACCGCCTAATACTCAGCGCAGACAAGACGGGCATTTCCAACTCGATATCGATCACTTCGGACCTCACCGGTGGACCGGACCTGAATTTCGATACTGCTTCATTTGATTCGCCGGAAGCAGTCCTCATGAACACCGGATCGACCTCGCGCATATCGCTCGGCCCGACCGCGGCGTATTCCGGCAGCGAAAACAAGACGTACACGTTCACGGTCAGAGGCGCGGGCGCTCAAACAATCGGCACTGACAATGTTACTATTGACTGGAGCGACGGAGCCAACTCAGGATCCATTGTAGTCACACAGGCTGATGTCGAAATCGAGCTTGTGGGGGACGGCGCCGACGGCCTGCGGCTCTCGTTTTCCGCTGGTCAGCTCAATGCCGGTGACACCTTCCAGGTACAGAGTTTCGCCCCGCTTCTTCAGCAAGCTTCGAATGCAATGATTACATTCGGCTCCAACGGCGGCGCGGGTTCGCCGATCACCGTTGTTAGTGAAACCAACAAATTCCAGAATGTTGTCGCGGGGCTGGTCCTTGATGTCAAGAACGTGACGCCCGCAGGTGAGTCGGTTACTGTCACAACCGATGTCGACATAACCGCCATTCGCCAAAGCCTTCAGGGATTTCTCGACGCGTACAACGACGCCAACAAATTCATAGACGATCAGAACAAGTACGATCCGAAGACCGAAACCGGCGGCATATTGCTCGGAGATACCATCATCCAGACCATGCAGTACTCGCTTCGTAACCTCGTCAGCTCGCGGGTGAACACCGATTCGGAACGGTACCGATATTTGTCGTCCATAGGTATCCGCACCGGACTCGACGGCAAGCTGACGATCAAGGACAGCAACCGCCTGGAAGAAGCGCTCCGCAATGATCTTGACGAGGTAATCTCCCTGTTTACAGACAGCGGGCACGCGTCGAACGCCGGCATCGAATTCGTCTCCGCCACCGCCGATACGGTCGAGGGCGATGACTATGCGGTGGATATTACTCGTGCCGCTACGCAGGGGGCTCTCACCGGAACGAACATCGCCGACCCGGCCGTCACGCCGCTGGTGCTAGACAGCACCAATAACCGCCTGCGTATTCGCGTAAACGGAAAGCTCTCGGATGAAATCGTCTTGTCCGCGCGCACCTACGAGTCAACTACCGAACTAATAGCCGAACTGCAGTCGCGTATAGACAGCGACTCCAGGATCGGAAGCGCCGGAGTGACCGTCTCATGGGTGGAGAGCGCAGTCGGGACGGGCCATTTGGTACTGACAAGTGACACGTACGGATCGAAATCAACGGTCAGCGTGGACACGACGGTCTCGAACGGCGTTGCCGGTGTGATCGGATTGAGCGGCGCTGTTTCAGCCGCCGGGCTCGATGTGCAAGGCACGATCAACGGCGAAGAGGCGCTCGGTTCGGGACAGTTCCTGACCGGCCTTCGAGACAATGCAACAACCGCCGGTCTCAAGCTCAAGATTACGCTGACGGCAGATCAGGTCGGCGCCGGCGCCGAAGGTACTATCACACTGGCCCGGGGGGTGGGTTCGAAGCTAAACACCCTGCTTGACAGCCTGACCGCCACCGGTGAGGGGCTGCTCGACAGCCGCATCAAAACGTACGAAAACCAGGTGCAGAACCTGACCGAGCGTATCGAGGAGTTCGATCAACGCCTTGCGCTCCGCCGTAAGCGCCTGCAGGAGGAGTTCCAGCGGATGGAGGAGGCGCTGGCTAACCTCACCGCGCAGAATGACTATATAGCGTCGCAGGTGGCCGCATTCAATGCCAACTGGGCTATTATGGCCCGCAACCGGAACACCTAA